The DNA sequence CGAGCCGCTGTTCTCGCGTGGTGTGCTGGAGCTGCTGGACGGCGACGCGGAGGTGTACAGGGGCGTCACGGCGAAGCTGACGGGCGGCCACGCACAGGGCCACCAGATTGTTCTGCTGGAGTCCGGCGGGCACAAGCTCATGTACTTGGGCGACTTGGTTCCCACGCATCACCATCTGCCGCTCCCGTGGGTCGCCGCGTTTGACCTGTTCCCGCTCGACAGCATGCGGTGGAAGCAGCGGCTTCTGGAGCAGGCGGAGCGGGAAGGGTGGGTCATCGTCTTTGAGCACGGGCATGACGTGCGCGCGGGCGTGCTGGAGCGCGTAGGCGGGCGGCTTCAGACGCGTCCCGTCGAGTTGTAGCGGCAAGGCTGACGCGGATGGACCGGCGGAGGTTTGAGCGATTGGTCGAACGGGCGCTGGGGCGTCTCCCTGCGCGGTTCCGCGACAGCCTCCGCAACGTAGCCGTCGTGGTGGAAGACTGGCCGCGTCCGGAGCACCTGGACGAGGCGGGCGCGGAGGACAAACGCGACCTGCTGGGCCTGTACATGGGCGTACCGCTCACCGAGCGCTTCGACTACAACATGGCGCTCCCCGACCGCATTCTTATCTTCCAGAAGCCCATCGAGGCCGCTTGCGCCTCGGACGACGAGGTCGTGGAGGAGGTGCGCATCACCGTTCTCCACGAGGTCGCACATCACTTCGGCATGGACGACGCGGAGTTGGAGCGGCTGGGCCTGGACTAGAGCAAGGCGTCATGGCACTTGACAGTCTTGCGGTAGGCTCCTACAATCGCCTCCGAGCAGTGGTAAGATACGAAACGCTATCGGCAGTTTCGGAATATCCAGTGCCGAGAAGCGAGCGGAGGAGATAGATGTCCCTTACTCAAGGTCCACTAGGGCAGGTCATAGCCAGGGGAATGGTCCTATTTGCTGGCTTTTCGTTAGTCGTTGGGGGCTGTGCTCCCAGCACATCGCCGCAGCCAAGCGCGCCAGCGTCCGCACCTGCCACACCCGTCGCGTCTCCGGCGCCGCGTCCGAGCGTGGTCCCTACGGCGCCAAACCCGGCGGCGAACGCGCCCGCAGCGACCCCGACTCCTGCTCGCACTGCCGTTCCTTCCACCCCGGCGGCCATTCAACCCAAGCGCGGAGGTACACTGCATCTTATCGCCGCTTCTAACCCCGCTCACTGGGACCCTCATCGGGAGCAGGGCGTCAGCAATTTGTGGGCCTATCTTGGAGAGTTCCTGGTGGATTTCAATCCAAAGGATGGCTCACCCGAGCCTGGCTTGGCGGAAAGCTGGGAGTTCCCCAACGACACGACGCTTATCCTACGTATTCGTAAGGGCGTGAACTTTCATAACCTGCCTCCGGTCAGCGGGCGTGAGTTCACGGCCGCTGATGCCGTTTGGAACTTGGAGCGCCTGCGGAGGCCCGGGGCGACTTATATCTGGAAAGGTAACCTGGAGAAGATCGACAAAATCGAGGCGACGGATCGATATACCGTCAAAATCACGCTGAAGAACCCCTTCGGCCCAGTGCTTTTCTATCTGCGTGGAAACTACAGCGCTGCTCAGGTGATGCTGGACAAGGAAGTGGAAGACCCTGTCTATCCTCAGGTATAGCTATCCCAGTGTGGAAGCATGGACGGACCGGCTACCCAGGACGGCCTTTGGAACAGAGCACACACTCTCGTAGTTCAACGCTACGAGAGTAGCAAGCTTCACATACACGAAAGAGCCTCGGCGGCACAGACTTGCAGAGGCTCTCCTTGCGCTACTTCTAAGGGGAGGCAGGCTGGGCGAGTGGCTTTGTCAGGCCCTCCACCGCTTTCTTATAGGCTTCCTCCGCCTCCCGTTGCAGCTTTTCCCGTGTGTCCCCGGGCCGGGTCTGGGGCGCTATTACCAGCCGGAGGTCAGGCATGCCTAGAACGCGGGCTTGCGCCTTGGATGCAGCCTCGAAAACATCCTGAGAGACCATGACAACGGGGATTCCGCGTCTCTCAAGCTCAACAGCGTCGCGCACGGCGCCGGATGTGCAGCTCCCTCAGACACCAACGCCGACCACCGCCACGTCGCACGAATTGGCGATCTCCTCAATCATGGCCTTGGGCGCGGGGGCGCAGACGTTGGGCTTCACCAGGGACATCGCGTTGGCGAAACGGTGCGCCTCTCCGAGCCGCTGCCGAATGTGATTGAAGACGAGTTCACCGGAATAGCCGCCGTTGAACAGAAACCCGATGGACTTGCCGTTAAGGTCGGCGACGCGGGATGAAATCCGCTGGCCCTGCGTTTCCGGCTGGCCGACCGGGTCCAGCATGACCACCTGTCCAGTCTTGGCTGTTCTCTCCATGAGTCCTCCTTGCCTGACGTCGGACCGCTCCGCTAGCGTCCCTGTAGGGGCCAATGACAGTCTGGAACAACTACCGCGCTACTTCGGCGCTGGACTTTCGATACGTTCGGTCTGGGCTAAGCCGCCCATGTGTCCCCACCCCGGGCAGACCATGCAGAAGCCCGCGGTAGCACCCCATCCACCAGCGACCACAATGTGGATCTCATCGGGACGCTCGAAAATGGGAATCATGGCGGCGTTGTTCTGCTCGGCGATCCACTTGGGCCACAGGCGGCGCCGCATTTCCGGCTCCAGCGCTTCAGTGTTGCGGCGTTTGGGCCACAGGAACTCAGGGTTGCCTTCCACGTCGGACGCCCGAGGCCCCATCTTCAGCACTCCCAGCGGCTTGCGGGCGTTCTCAAAAAGGTACTGCTGAATCGTTTGCCGAGTGAAGCCGCCTCGGGCCAGCACCGAGGCAATGCGAGGCCCTATGCACACGAGAGTCTCACCCGCCAAGTGCGTGTTGTTGCTCCCCAGCGTGGCGATGCAGTCCCCCACGGTCTCTAGCACGGCAAGGGCCGGACCGGGACCCGCCATGACGCTGTGCGGCGCCTCGCAGCCGAACATTGTCACGGCGCTCTCGTCCGCTTTCAGGCCGCGCGCGACGTGAATAGGCTCCCACGGATTGTCCTTCTGGTTCTCCGCAATGCAGTACGCGTATTTGCCGGGGTGACCAAACGTGGCCTTGTCAATCTCCCCAGGATGTCCACCGCCGATATTCCACAGGATGAGTCGCAAAGCACGGCCCACGGTGGCGTTGGCCCGCGAGCCACCGCCAAAGCAGCCGTCGCCGCTGTTGAAGCCCAACCCCTGCGCGAGCGGCCCTGAGACGATGGCGAGGGGCGCCACGCAATGCGTGGTGGCCTGCACGCCGTTCAGATTGAACGTGGGCTGGAGCATCGCTTTCAAGCCTGCGAGCACCACGGGGACATACTCCGGCAGGCATCCGGCCATCACGCAATTGATGAGCACCTTTTCTACTGTGGCAACTCCGTTCTTTGGAGGCACCACGCCGAGGCGCTCCTGGGGGTCCCGTCCCAGATAGCTCAGAAATCGGGCGACCTTGGTTTCGGTTGGAGGCACGATGGGAAGACCGTCGGTCCAACCGCGGCGATATGCCTCCTCCACGGCGTCGTCCACGCCAGCAGCGACAATACGTTCTGCCATTGGACTCATATACGCACCTCGCGACGTTTTTCGGCCCAACATCCCCTCGCGGAGCTAGGCACCGTAACGTCCGGGCTAACACTAACAACCACAGCCTTGACTGTCAAGGCCTGCGAAGTTGACGCGGGGGGTCA is a window from the Dehalococcoidia bacterium genome containing:
- a CDS encoding ABC transporter substrate-binding protein — its product is MDFNPKDGSPEPGLAESWEFPNDTTLILRIRKGVNFHNLPPVSGREFTAADAVWNLERLRRPGATYIWKGNLEKIDKIEATDRYTVKITLKNPFGPVLFYLRGNYSAAQVMLDKEVEDPVYPQV
- a CDS encoding metallopeptidase family protein gives rise to the protein MDRRRFERLVERALGRLPARFRDSLRNVAVVVEDWPRPEHLDEAGAEDKRDLLGLYMGVPLTERFDYNMALPDRILIFQKPIEAACASDDEVVEEVRITVLHEVAHHFGMDDAELERLGLD